The DNA window CAAGTGCTGCAGCCAGCAAGGCGCTATCGTTCACCTCAAGGATGCCAGTTAGGTAGGCGGCGATGGCGGCCTCGCTATCGAGGTAGGGCGCAGCGTCGAATTCAGGTAGATCGGCTACTTTGATACGTTTGCTCATGGTGTTGCTCCGGTCAATCCAGCAAGGCCGCTAGCGCACGAGCACGCCTGATGTCACGTTTCTGGGTGCGCTTCGCGCCACCGACGAGCAACACGATCAATTGCGCGCCGCGCTGGGTGAAGTACACACGCCATCCGGCCCCGACGTGGATGCGTAGCTCGGAGACGCCTTCGCCAACAGGCTCAACGTCCCCCAGCAGTCCACGCTCCAATCGCTTGATCCTGGCCACCACCAGGCCGCGCACCGCAGCATCGCCAAGGTCGTCGAGCCAGGCCGTGAATTCGGGGAGCGGCTTGATTGTGAACACACATTCAGTGTAATCGTTCGATGACTGCGCATCAAGCCGTTTGGTGATGGGTTGTGAACCGCCCTGAACGCCGCGCAGCGGGTGCCCAGGCTTTCCCGGCGGCGGCCAGCTCGGATTGCGGCAACCACGCATACCCACCTGTCAACCCTCTTCGACAGGTGAATCCATGAAACTCAACCGAACCGCGCGCTGGCTGCTGCCGTTCCTGCTCGCCCTGGCCTGCGCGCCCGCCTACGCCGGCAACGGTGTGCTCGACCAGATCCAGAGCACGTTCCAGACCGCCTCGACCGGCTGGATGACGTCCGCCCTGGGCCTGGCCCGGCCCCTGTTCTTCGGCCTGGCCGCCATCGAGTTCTCCTGGGCGGCGATCAACTACACGCTGCGCAAGAACGATCTCGGCGAGTTGTTGACCTCGATGACGCTGAAGATTCTCGGCATCGCCTTCTTCGCCATGCTGCTGACCGAGGCGCCGACCTGGATTCCACCGATCATCAACAGCTTCACACAGGCTGGGCAGACCGTGGGCGGCGGCGGACCGACCTCGATCTCATCCTCGATCGGCCCCTCAGAAATCCTGAATGAAGGCATCGACACGGCGGCCAAGGTGGTGTCCACGGCCGACAACATCAACAACGGCCAGACGGCGGCCGGGGTCAGTCTCTTTTCGCCGGGCAAGTCCATGGCGGCGCTGGGCGATAACCTGTTGTCGGCCATCTTCATCGGACTGACCGGCCTGATGATCCTGCTCGGCTACCTCGCCATCGCCATGCAGCTTCTCATCACGACGATCGAGAGCTACATCGTCATCGGCGCCGGCGCCTTGATGCTGGGCTTCGCCGGGAGCCGCTGGACGCTGCCGTTCGCCGAGAAGTATTTCGGCTACGCGGTGAGCGTCGGCATCAAGCTGTTCACCATCTACGTCGTCGCCGGATTCGGCGGGCAGCTTGCCAACATCATCATCGCCCACTGGGCAACCGTCGCCGCCGCGGCGCCGCCGAACAACGTGGTCGGCCCTGTCGATTTCATGACGGCGGGCGTCACCACCCTGGCCTACGGCGCGGTCGGCTACATGGTTCCGGGCATCGCCGGATCGATGATGAACGGCTCGCCGAGCATGAGCCTGTCGAACGCCGGCGCTGCCGCTGGCGGCATGGCCGCGGCTCCGCTCGCGGCAGGTCTGGCGGGTGGCGCGGCGCTCTCCAGGGTTGCTGCCCTGGCGACTGCGCCGTTCGGCAGCGGTGGGTCTGCTCCCAAGGGCGGCATCGGCGGCAGCTCCCTGCTGCCGGGCGGCCCGGTGGGTGGCGTCTCGGGCACCTCACGGCTGGAATCCCTGGCGGCTGGGGCGGGCAAGTCCGCTGGCGCTGGCATCAAGGGCGCATCGTCGGCGCTGGGTGCGATCCCGGGCGCTGGCCCTGTGCTGGCCGGAGCGGGTGCTGCTGGCAAGGCGCCCAGTGCCGGGGCTGATGCTTCCGGCTCTACCGCCACTGCCGCGCGCTTCCAGCCCGATGGCCCTGCGGCCAACACGGGGGCCACGACCGGAACGGGTGATGCCGTGAAGTCCGGCGCCGAACTCGGCAAGGCGGCGGCGCCAACGACGCAGGAAGCCGGGTTGTCATCCGCGCCGACCACGGCCAGCACGCCAGGTGGCAATGGCTTCGCCTCCGCCCCTGGGGGTGAAGGCGGGGCTTCGGCCGCATCGGCTGCCGAGCAAGCGACGGCGCAGCGCCAGTTCGAGCAGGACAACAAACCCAAGGACAAGGGACCGAGCCTGAGCGACCGGCTGCATGACGGCGCCGCAGCCCTGCAGCACGAGTCGGACAAGCGCAAGCCTGGGCTGTCGCACGACGGTCAGAGCGGTGGCATGAGCATCCGGATGCATCACACCGATTGATTCGGCCCAGCGCCATCCCCCCCACCCGGCCACGGCGACGTGAGCCGGGTTTTTTCATGGTTTGCGGCACCTCGCAATACCCATCCAAGGCCATCGCACCTGCTGGCCGCCTTGGATTGGAGTCTCGACATGCGCAACATCATTCTCGTCGCGGCAATCGCTGCGGCGCTCAACACCAGCCCGGCCTGGGCCATCACCGGCGCTGGCACTGCGTCCACGTCGTTCGTCGGGGCCTCAACCGGCGCCCCGAGCGGGTCGAAAGCCATCCAGGTGTCGCCATCCTCGGCCACGCCATCGGGCCTGGGTTCGTCCACATCGACCTCGGCACCGTTCATCCCGTCCGCGACCAACCAGCCGGGGCCGACCAACCCCATCCCTGGCAATAACAGCTACCTGGGCTATGGCGCGAATGCGAGCGGCGCGGACGGATCCGGCGCCATCGGCGCCAACAACACCGCGATCGGTGCCAACGCCACCACGTTCGACCCCAATGCGACAACGCCCGGCAGCGACAACACCGCGCTGGGCAGCGGGGCAACCGCCATCGACGGACAGGTGTCCGCCACCGGGGGGACGCTTGCGGCGGGATCGAACGCGTACGCCCAAGGCGTGGGAGCAACGGCCGTCGGGCCGGCTGCATCGGCATCCGGACCCAGCGCCTCGGCATTCGGGGTGGGCGCTTCGGCGGCCGGCAGCCTGTCAACAGCCGTCGGCGCAAACGCTTCGGCGGGTCCCAACGCGACGGCGATTGGAGCGGGGTCGCAGGCGTCCGGCTTTTCCAGCCTGGCGGTCAACGGCGGCGTCGCAAGCGGCCCCGGGTCGGTCGCGATCTATGGCACTGCGAGTGGGGCGTCCAGCATGGCCCTGGGCGGCTCCGCCTCGTCGACCCAGGCGCTTGCGCTTGGTTTGGGCGCCGTGGCCAACGGCGCGGGCGGCATCGCGATTGGCGGCCTTGGCGGCCCGAACACGAACACCCAGGCGGGGGCCGCAACAACAGCCGGGCAAGATGCGATTGCAATCGGCATCGATGCCGCTTCAACCACCAATTCCGTTGCGGTTGGGCAGGCGGCCTACGCCAGCGGCGGGGGGATGGGATCGGTCGCCATTGGCATGGGCTCGACCGCGAGCGGAAATCAGTCGGTTGCCCTCGGCGCCGGGAGCTATGACGATGGACGGTCTTCCGTCGTCAGCATCGGCTCGGGGAGCGGCGCCGGACAGACGCGGGGCATCATCTTCCTGACGGCCGGGACGGTCTCGGCCAGCAGCACCGATGCGATCAATGGCTCGCAACTGTATGGCTTGGCCCTGAGCACGGCGTCCGCCCTGGGTGGCGGCGCAGCGGTGAGTGGCAACGGCGTTTCCGCGCCGAGCTATACCGTGAAAGGCACCAGCTACAACAACGTCGGTGCGGCCATCAACGCGCTCAATGCCGGGCTGGGGTCTTCGGGCCCGGCCGCGCCCGCGGCGGTGCAGTATCTGGATCAATATGGGGCGACGACGTCATCCGTGACCGACGCGGCGGCGCTGGTCGGCACTGGCGGCACCGGTACGCCCGTCACCCTCTCGAACGTCGGCGCGGGCGTCCAGGCCACCGATGCTGTCAACGTGAGCCAGCTTGCTGGCTTGATGACCAACGGTGGGGGCAGCAATCCGATGTTCATCATGGGGGGCAATCCGGGCAGCATTTCGGGGGGTTCTCCTGTCGTGATCTCAAACGTCGCCCCAGGCGCCGTCGCCGCAGGCAGCACGCAGGCGGTCAACGGCGGGCAGTTGTACGCCGCCGAGCAGGCCGTGCAGAGCCAGATCAGCAGCATCCAGTCAACACCTGGACCCGCCGGTGCACAAGGCAGCACGACCAACGTCAGCAACACCAACGGCATCTGCGTCACCACCAACGGCTCCAACGTGGTGTGCGGCAATGGCGCGACGGCCAACGGCACCAACGCCATCGCACAAGGCACCAACGCCACGGCGACCGGCACCAACGCCCAGGCTCAGGGCCAGCATGCGGCCTCCAGCGGCACGAACGCGGTGGCCATCGGCCAGGGCGCGAGCGCCACCGGGGCGAACACCATTGCCTACGGCACCAACTCGGTTGCCAGTTACGCGGGCTCAGTCGCGATCGGCAATGGCGCCAAGGCCATCGCCGACCCGACCACGGCAGTGGGCAACAACGCTGTTGCAGCAGCAAACAACAGCGTGGCGCTCGGTGCCAACGCCACGGCCAACGGCACGAACTCGGTGGCCGTCGGCCAGGGGTCGGTGGCC is part of the Thiomonas sp. X19 genome and encodes:
- a CDS encoding type II toxin-antitoxin system RelE/ParE family toxin, with product MFTIKPLPEFTAWLDDLGDAAVRGLVVARIKRLERGLLGDVEPVGEGVSELRIHVGAGWRVYFTQRGAQLIVLLVGGAKRTQKRDIRRARALAALLD
- the trbL gene encoding P-type conjugative transfer protein TrbL — translated: MKLNRTARWLLPFLLALACAPAYAGNGVLDQIQSTFQTASTGWMTSALGLARPLFFGLAAIEFSWAAINYTLRKNDLGELLTSMTLKILGIAFFAMLLTEAPTWIPPIINSFTQAGQTVGGGGPTSISSSIGPSEILNEGIDTAAKVVSTADNINNGQTAAGVSLFSPGKSMAALGDNLLSAIFIGLTGLMILLGYLAIAMQLLITTIESYIVIGAGALMLGFAGSRWTLPFAEKYFGYAVSVGIKLFTIYVVAGFGGQLANIIIAHWATVAAAAPPNNVVGPVDFMTAGVTTLAYGAVGYMVPGIAGSMMNGSPSMSLSNAGAAAGGMAAAPLAAGLAGGAALSRVAALATAPFGSGGSAPKGGIGGSSLLPGGPVGGVSGTSRLESLAAGAGKSAGAGIKGASSALGAIPGAGPVLAGAGAAGKAPSAGADASGSTATAARFQPDGPAANTGATTGTGDAVKSGAELGKAAAPTTQEAGLSSAPTTASTPGGNGFASAPGGEGGASAASAAEQATAQRQFEQDNKPKDKGPSLSDRLHDGAAALQHESDKRKPGLSHDGQSGGMSIRMHHTD
- a CDS encoding YadA family autotransporter adhesin, with translation MRNIILVAAIAAALNTSPAWAITGAGTASTSFVGASTGAPSGSKAIQVSPSSATPSGLGSSTSTSAPFIPSATNQPGPTNPIPGNNSYLGYGANASGADGSGAIGANNTAIGANATTFDPNATTPGSDNTALGSGATAIDGQVSATGGTLAAGSNAYAQGVGATAVGPAASASGPSASAFGVGASAAGSLSTAVGANASAGPNATAIGAGSQASGFSSLAVNGGVASGPGSVAIYGTASGASSMALGGSASSTQALALGLGAVANGAGGIAIGGLGGPNTNTQAGAATTAGQDAIAIGIDAASTTNSVAVGQAAYASGGGMGSVAIGMGSTASGNQSVALGAGSYDDGRSSVVSIGSGSGAGQTRGIIFLTAGTVSASSTDAINGSQLYGLALSTASALGGGAAVSGNGVSAPSYTVKGTSYNNVGAAINALNAGLGSSGPAAPAAVQYLDQYGATTSSVTDAAALVGTGGTGTPVTLSNVGAGVQATDAVNVSQLAGLMTNGGGSNPMFIMGGNPGSISGGSPVVISNVAPGAVAAGSTQAVNGGQLYAAEQAVQSQISSIQSTPGPAGAQGSTTNVSNTNGICVTTNGSNVVCGNGATANGTNAIAQGTNATATGTNAQAQGQHAASSGTNAVAIGQGASATGANTIAYGTNSVASYAGSVAIGNGAKAIADPTTAVGNNAVAAANNSVALGANATANGTNSVAVGQGSVANRANSVSVGNAATGQQRQITNVAPGTSGTDAVNVNQLNSALSGMQQNLRQQINGMGAMGMAAAQIAGPALSGKTAAGVGIATVGGQQALAIGISRVPERHPDMLVRFSAAFSTAGQTAAAGGVSWQF